From Halomicrobium salinisoli, the proteins below share one genomic window:
- a CDS encoding type II/IV secretion system ATPase subunit, with product MTVTGDAPTVPAPTPPDDPAAWYAPDVHAQDEIYPGVVVTVGETDAGFDYSVREPSLTGADAAALETVEEYFAGANLDRPHTREGAVERMEAGFGPKHRRVIDRLVDCSPEARRRVDYHALCALACLDELTPYALDSRIDVADASEDCVLVHTDDFAPARTDLDPDVAYLDRFASERLEQHAVSFHEFEVPVIVYRENLLGGDAFAVKYAVREPDLLPGDEDLIEECKERIWEASPDGVLEDEVAFVRERARTLLSRQLTIRNTRAWLDSVAYRVRTALAEYDLAVPPVGNRFADDRLEDLLYYVLRDLIGYGKLTIPVRDPTLEDVEANRVGERIKVIPRVDVGHNDRVPTNLTFEEEREFVNVVTRLAADDGTELNASTPSAKVNLDPDGVEETIRCAVALPTISEDGPHISIRKQSPDPMTPVDLVERGSIPTELVALLWLFYECHGVVLFCGPTGVGKTTLMNAHVPFISYRDRPISIDEGSREVVIPHETGVSLTTRDHERDHRQVTMADLMTECNYLNPDVEIIAEVNTPESFSTFAETLNTGHGLLGTTHADDVETLVNRVIEQGLPAYLLREIDLLVFPRRVGDERYVGEVVEFVDEPVHDAPGRSGGTIRKDGATIHYAQLCWRDDDGDYAFADDWPDGGGQIAALQRLADARDESVAEVRERFQRRHRYVRYLVREGITDVDELFSLLADLETDEAATVERLRHRADGGDRGGSDGSD from the coding sequence ATGACAGTCACGGGGGACGCCCCAACCGTTCCGGCGCCGACGCCGCCCGACGACCCGGCGGCCTGGTACGCACCGGACGTCCACGCGCAGGACGAGATCTATCCCGGCGTGGTCGTCACGGTCGGCGAGACCGACGCCGGGTTCGACTACTCCGTCCGCGAACCGTCCCTGACCGGGGCGGACGCCGCGGCTCTCGAGACCGTCGAGGAGTACTTCGCGGGCGCCAACCTGGATCGCCCGCACACGCGAGAGGGGGCCGTCGAGCGCATGGAGGCGGGGTTCGGCCCGAAGCACCGCCGCGTGATCGATCGACTCGTCGACTGTTCGCCCGAGGCCCGCCGCCGCGTCGACTACCACGCCCTGTGCGCGCTGGCCTGCCTCGACGAACTGACGCCGTACGCGCTGGACTCCCGGATCGACGTCGCCGACGCCAGCGAGGACTGCGTGCTGGTGCACACCGACGACTTCGCGCCCGCCCGGACCGACCTCGATCCCGACGTGGCCTATCTGGACCGCTTCGCCAGCGAGCGCCTCGAACAGCACGCCGTCTCCTTCCACGAGTTCGAGGTCCCCGTGATCGTCTACCGCGAGAACCTGCTCGGCGGCGACGCCTTCGCCGTCAAGTACGCCGTCCGCGAACCGGACCTGCTGCCCGGCGACGAGGACCTCATCGAGGAGTGCAAGGAGCGCATCTGGGAGGCCAGCCCCGACGGCGTCCTCGAGGACGAGGTCGCCTTCGTCCGCGAGCGCGCCCGGACGCTGCTCTCCCGTCAGCTGACGATCCGCAACACCCGGGCCTGGCTGGACTCGGTCGCCTACCGCGTCCGGACGGCCCTCGCCGAATACGACCTCGCGGTACCGCCCGTGGGGAACCGCTTCGCCGACGACCGCCTCGAGGACTTGCTGTACTACGTCCTCCGTGACCTGATCGGCTACGGCAAGCTCACCATCCCAGTCCGGGACCCGACGCTGGAGGACGTCGAGGCCAACCGCGTCGGCGAGCGCATCAAGGTCATCCCCCGCGTGGACGTCGGCCACAACGACCGGGTCCCCACCAACCTGACCTTCGAGGAGGAGCGCGAGTTCGTCAACGTCGTCACCAGGCTCGCAGCCGACGACGGCACCGAGCTCAACGCCTCGACGCCCAGCGCCAAGGTCAACCTCGATCCCGACGGCGTCGAGGAGACCATCCGCTGCGCCGTGGCGCTGCCCACCATCAGCGAGGACGGCCCGCACATCTCGATCCGCAAGCAGTCGCCCGATCCGATGACGCCGGTCGACCTCGTCGAGCGGGGGTCGATCCCCACCGAACTCGTCGCGCTCCTGTGGCTCTTTTACGAGTGTCACGGGGTCGTGCTGTTCTGCGGCCCGACCGGCGTCGGGAAGACGACGCTCATGAACGCTCACGTACCGTTCATCTCCTACCGCGACCGGCCGATCAGCATCGACGAGGGATCCCGCGAGGTCGTGATCCCCCACGAGACGGGCGTCTCGCTGACGACGCGGGACCACGAGCGCGACCACCGGCAGGTGACCATGGCCGACCTGATGACCGAGTGCAACTACCTCAACCCCGACGTCGAGATCATCGCCGAGGTGAACACGCCCGAGAGTTTCTCGACCTTCGCGGAGACGCTCAACACCGGCCACGGGCTGCTCGGTACGACCCACGCCGACGACGTCGAGACGCTGGTCAACCGCGTGATCGAGCAGGGGCTCCCCGCGTATCTCCTCCGGGAGATCGACCTGCTCGTCTTCCCGCGGCGGGTGGGCGACGAGCGCTACGTCGGCGAGGTCGTGGAGTTCGTCGACGAGCCAGTCCACGACGCACCGGGACGGTCGGGCGGGACGATCCGCAAAGACGGGGCGACGATCCACTACGCGCAGCTGTGCTGGCGTGACGACGACGGCGACTACGCGTTCGCCGACGACTGGCCCGATGGAGGGGGCCAGATAGCCGCCCTCCAGCGCCTCGCCGACGCCCGGGACGAGAGCGTGGCCGAGGTGCGCGAGCGGTTCCAGCGCCGCCACCGGTACGTCCGGTATCTCGTCAGGGAAGGGATCACGGACGTGGACGAGCTGTTCTCGCTGCTGGCCGACCTGGAGACCGACGAGGCGGCGACCGTCGAACGACTCCGCCACCGGGCAGACGGGGGCGACAGAGGGGGATCGGATGGGAGCGACTGA
- a CDS encoding XapX domain-containing protein, which produces MVAKLFLATVTGLLVGALFRFLEVPIPAPPNLAGILGIVGIYLGYKLVEWADVSVSLLDALNRLV; this is translated from the coding sequence ATGGTAGCGAAGTTGTTCCTCGCGACGGTGACCGGCCTGTTGGTCGGCGCGCTGTTCCGGTTTCTCGAAGTCCCGATCCCGGCACCGCCGAACCTCGCCGGCATACTGGGCATCGTCGGCATTTATCTGGGGTACAAGCTCGTCGAGTGGGCCGACGTCAGCGTCAGTCTGCTGGACGCGCTGAATCGGCTCGTGTGA
- a CDS encoding cytochrome bc complex cytochrome b subunit: MSETSDTDDSEPTVSTDGGATGIVPPDDETPTWSERKERRQGLARLTYEYFERSRREDQDLREQSDYVERDVLGFPAWPHEAIRNLALATFFVGTILYLAAALPPEMPAPADAGNTPSPILPDWYLYWSFGLLQIQALNPELTLLGGQKLMADRTYGVLANVFVVVALAVVPFLNKGAARRPVENPFWAAVGMAGVAFSATIAVYAVQSQVPMDPDLLLDLTFLFPLVSATISYAVLRTMREGYMFTLNRRYYRLRPPK; this comes from the coding sequence GTGAGTGAGACGAGCGACACCGACGATTCGGAACCGACCGTCAGCACCGACGGCGGAGCGACCGGGATCGTTCCGCCGGACGACGAGACGCCCACCTGGAGCGAGCGCAAGGAGCGCAGGCAGGGGCTCGCCAGGCTGACCTACGAGTACTTCGAGCGGTCGCGACGCGAGGACCAGGACCTGCGCGAGCAGTCCGACTACGTCGAGCGCGACGTGCTCGGCTTCCCCGCCTGGCCCCACGAGGCGATTCGGAACCTGGCGCTGGCGACGTTCTTCGTCGGGACGATCCTCTACCTCGCGGCGGCGCTGCCGCCGGAGATGCCTGCCCCGGCCGACGCCGGCAACACGCCCAGCCCGATCCTGCCGGACTGGTACCTCTACTGGTCGTTCGGTCTGCTGCAGATTCAGGCCCTGAACCCCGAACTGACGCTCCTCGGCGGCCAGAAGCTGATGGCCGACCGGACCTACGGCGTCCTGGCGAACGTCTTCGTCGTCGTCGCCCTCGCCGTCGTTCCGTTCCTGAACAAGGGCGCGGCGCGGCGACCGGTCGAGAACCCGTTCTGGGCGGCCGTCGGGATGGCCGGCGTGGCGTTCAGCGCCACCATCGCCGTCTACGCCGTCCAGAGCCAGGTGCCGATGGATCCCGACCTGCTGCTGGACCTGACGTTCCTGTTCCCGTTGGTCTCGGCGACGATCAGCTACGCCGTCCTGCGGACCATGCGGGAGGGATACATGTTCACCCTCAATCGTCGGTACTACCGGCTCCGGCCGCCGAAGTAG
- a CDS encoding phosphoribosyltransferase — protein MPFSNRTDAGRKLAALLDREDVDADVVLGIPRGGLPVARPVADRLGAPLDIVVASKIGAPRNPELAIGAAAADGSAWLNHDLIERLGVARNYVERQRRREARAAAQKAQHYRGERAPPALAGRRVVVVDDGIATGATARACLRQVRAAGAARVVLAVPVGSPRTVEELQAEGQEVVAVETPPHFRAVGQFYRQFGQVSDAEAMTYLDGVRRGRA, from the coding sequence ATGCCCTTCAGCAACCGAACGGACGCGGGCCGGAAGCTCGCGGCGCTGCTCGACCGGGAGGACGTGGACGCGGACGTTGTCCTCGGGATCCCGCGCGGCGGACTCCCGGTCGCGCGGCCGGTCGCGGACAGGCTGGGCGCGCCGCTCGATATCGTCGTCGCGTCGAAGATCGGCGCGCCGCGGAACCCGGAGCTGGCCATCGGCGCGGCTGCGGCCGACGGCAGCGCCTGGCTCAACCACGACCTGATCGAGCGCCTCGGCGTCGCCCGGAACTACGTCGAGCGCCAGCGCCGGCGCGAGGCGCGGGCGGCCGCACAGAAGGCCCAGCACTACCGGGGCGAGCGAGCGCCGCCGGCGCTCGCGGGGCGGCGCGTGGTCGTCGTCGACGACGGCATCGCCACGGGGGCGACGGCCCGGGCGTGTCTCCGCCAGGTCCGCGCGGCCGGCGCCGCGCGCGTCGTGCTCGCGGTGCCGGTCGGATCGCCGAGGACGGTCGAGGAGCTACAGGCCGAGGGCCAGGAGGTGGTCGCCGTCGAGACCCCGCCGCACTTCAGGGCCGTCGGGCAGTTCTACCGGCAGTTCGGTCAGGTCAGCGACGCGGAGGCGATGACCTACCTCGACGGCGTTCGACGCGGGCGGGCCTGA
- a CDS encoding inositol monophosphatase family protein: MSRSETALEAAQAGADVAMDHYRSALTVETKESKTDYVSEGDVEAQREVVEVIRSAYPDATIVGEEEDELKAVPEDGNAWVVDPIDGTTNFVHEIPLWTTSVGLVRDGELAAGVSVAPALDHVFYADESTVRRDDESVSTSDTTDLEAFSVAPILRYGPDREEAFGSLLTSLLVEFGDIRRLGCAQLTLAFVAAGSLDAAVSALPNPDAWDTVAGVHMIERAGGTVTDVHGDPWEPGCEGIVATNGAAHDEVLDRIGPALEAY, from the coding sequence ATGTCGAGAAGCGAGACCGCCCTGGAGGCGGCGCAGGCGGGCGCCGACGTCGCGATGGATCACTACCGGTCGGCGCTGACCGTCGAGACGAAGGAGTCGAAGACCGACTACGTCTCCGAGGGCGACGTCGAGGCCCAGCGGGAAGTCGTCGAGGTGATCCGCTCGGCGTACCCCGACGCGACAATCGTCGGCGAGGAGGAGGACGAGCTGAAGGCCGTCCCCGAGGACGGCAACGCGTGGGTCGTCGACCCCATCGACGGCACGACCAACTTCGTCCACGAGATCCCCCTGTGGACGACCAGCGTCGGTCTCGTGCGGGACGGTGAGCTCGCGGCGGGCGTCTCGGTCGCCCCCGCGCTGGACCACGTCTTCTACGCGGACGAGTCCACCGTCAGGCGCGACGACGAGTCCGTCTCGACCAGCGACACGACCGACCTCGAGGCGTTCTCCGTCGCGCCCATCCTCCGGTACGGGCCCGACCGCGAGGAGGCGTTCGGCTCGCTGCTCACCTCGCTGCTCGTCGAGTTCGGCGACATCCGGCGGCTGGGCTGCGCCCAGCTCACGCTGGCGTTCGTCGCCGCCGGCTCGCTCGACGCCGCGGTCTCCGCCCTGCCGAACCCGGATGCGTGGGACACCGTCGCAGGCGTCCACATGATCGAACGGGCCGGCGGCACGGTGACGGACGTCCACGGCGATCCCTGGGAGCCCGGCTGCGAGGGCATCGTCGCGACGAACGGCGCGGCCCACGACGAGGTCCTCGACCGCATCGGACCGGCGCTCGAGGCGTACTGA
- a CDS encoding HTH domain-containing protein, whose amino-acid sequence MSHAELSESQRRILTALVNEFQQTDEPVKAQRIAETIDRDPGSIRNQMQSLKTLHLVEGVPGPAGGYRPTENAFAVLDRDRLDDRATVTLSGNYDRIDVTVDEIDFTNVQHPETCTAHVHLQQSAGRIEVGDPVAIGPTPNSNLVIAGELEIVNDTADELVVDVAVAEAPLAPE is encoded by the coding sequence ATGAGTCACGCAGAGCTGTCCGAGAGCCAGCGCCGGATACTCACCGCCCTCGTCAACGAGTTCCAGCAGACCGACGAGCCCGTCAAGGCCCAGCGCATCGCGGAGACGATCGACCGCGACCCCGGATCGATCCGCAACCAGATGCAGAGCCTGAAGACCCTGCACCTGGTCGAGGGCGTCCCGGGCCCGGCCGGCGGCTACCGACCCACGGAGAACGCCTTCGCCGTCCTCGACCGCGACCGCCTCGACGACCGCGCGACGGTCACGCTCTCCGGCAACTACGACCGCATCGACGTCACCGTCGACGAGATCGACTTCACGAACGTCCAGCATCCGGAGACCTGCACCGCCCACGTCCACCTCCAGCAGTCGGCCGGCCGGATCGAGGTCGGCGACCCGGTCGCGATCGGTCCCACGCCGAACTCGAACCTCGTCATCGCCGGCGAACTCGAGATCGTCAACGACACCGCCGACGAGCTCGTCGTCGACGTCGCCGTCGCGGAGGCGCCCCTCGCCCCCGAGTAA
- a CDS encoding transcription initiation factor IIB, with amino-acid sequence MTETRIHTTDEQTRAPTPETQGESEAAQQRERDESQDVCPECGGSLAADEAHGETVCEECGLVVAEDDIDRGPEWRAVDSSERDQKSRVGSPTTNLMHDKGLSTNIGWQDKDAYGNSLSSEQRKKMQRLRTWDERFRTRDHQERNLKQALGEIERMGSALGLSESVRETASVIYRRALEEDLLPGRSIEGVASAAVYAAARQAETPRSIDKVVTVSRIDEMEFKRTYRYVVRELGLEIEPADPESYVARFASDLGLSDEAERRARDLLRTGKEAQIHVGKSPVGLAAAAVYAAPLLCNEAVTQAEVSEVTDISEVTIRKRYKELLDASEQTA; translated from the coding sequence ATGACAGAAACACGTATCCACACCACGGACGAACAGACCCGGGCACCCACCCCCGAGACGCAGGGGGAGAGCGAGGCGGCCCAGCAGCGAGAGCGCGACGAGTCCCAGGACGTCTGCCCCGAGTGTGGCGGTTCGCTCGCCGCGGACGAGGCCCACGGCGAGACGGTCTGCGAGGAGTGCGGTCTCGTCGTCGCGGAGGACGACATCGACCGCGGGCCCGAGTGGCGCGCGGTCGATTCCTCGGAGCGCGACCAGAAGTCCCGCGTCGGGTCGCCGACGACCAACCTGATGCACGACAAGGGGCTGTCGACGAACATCGGCTGGCAGGACAAGGACGCCTACGGTAACTCCCTGTCGAGCGAGCAGCGCAAGAAGATGCAGCGCCTGCGCACCTGGGACGAGCGGTTCCGCACCCGCGATCACCAGGAGCGCAACCTCAAGCAGGCCCTCGGCGAGATCGAGCGCATGGGCTCGGCGCTGGGCCTCTCGGAGAGCGTCCGCGAGACCGCGTCGGTCATCTACCGCCGCGCCCTCGAGGAGGACCTGCTCCCGGGGCGGTCCATCGAGGGCGTCGCCTCGGCGGCGGTCTACGCCGCGGCCCGCCAGGCCGAGACGCCGCGCAGCATCGACAAGGTCGTGACCGTCAGCCGGATCGACGAGATGGAGTTCAAGCGGACCTACCGCTACGTGGTCCGCGAACTGGGCCTGGAGATCGAGCCGGCCGACCCCGAGAGCTACGTCGCCCGGTTCGCCAGCGACCTCGGCCTCTCGGACGAGGCCGAGCGCCGCGCCCGCGACCTGCTCCGGACCGGCAAGGAGGCGCAGATCCACGTCGGCAAGAGCCCGGTCGGGCTCGCCGCGGCGGCCGTCTACGCCGCCCCGCTGCTGTGCAACGAGGCGGTCACGCAGGCCGAGGTCAGCGAGGTGACCGACATCTCCGAGGTCACCATCCGCAAGCGCTACAAGGAGCTGCTCGACGCGTCCGAGCAGACCGCCTGA
- a CDS encoding ABC transporter substrate-binding protein gives MTDESRQYGEVLSRRRFVELAGVSGAAALAGCGGDGEGGESAGTETADGTETESDGDADTETATEGDEPMQVHDVTYRGMTNLVPADLQFNLLNGSNRPQIAQYNLFDRFAQFNYARGQLQPYAISDWEFTGDTFEMQVREGLTWENGDPVTAEDIATQLALGKVVSTPMWEYTESVEADGNTVVVTLSRDVNPAIVEFDVLEDRLVHQKEDVFGEYLETYENGDEQEAQRRLQDFNYRDVVASGPWSLEEAGQEEFRMSRRDDHPDSENINFSEYVFRRYGGNQAVHRALIDGEIDSAWSVFTPPDTLEQLPDSVEHVTFPGKWGTGLVPNHDHEHAGDRAVRQAIQYVIDRQAVIETVGEELKVAPEVPVGIPSADQERWLDDRMDDFNTYGAGESMHEEAAAVLEASGYRKTDGTWEDAEGNLVELPVTVPSGWTDFVTMTETMVDQLTEFGFDASVDAQDFGTVSGSVWPNGNFVLAAASWLPGGGRAAFPYFSLKHQLNEHNSGLRFSYEPASQGAGGSNADVTVPALDGDGDMTINPTQRLDELSRSLDVDTTLEITHELAWVTNVDLPMIPVVEKLQQSFVGGEGWEVADSDAEAAKAMWPPVWLPRQGELRYAGD, from the coding sequence ATGACGGACGAATCCAGACAATATGGGGAGGTTCTCAGTCGGCGTCGCTTCGTCGAGCTGGCGGGCGTGTCGGGCGCGGCGGCGCTGGCCGGCTGCGGTGGTGACGGCGAGGGCGGTGAGTCCGCCGGGACGGAGACGGCGGACGGAACAGAGACGGAATCAGACGGCGACGCGGACACCGAGACGGCCACCGAGGGCGACGAGCCGATGCAGGTCCACGACGTCACGTACCGGGGGATGACCAATCTGGTCCCGGCGGACCTGCAGTTCAACCTGCTGAACGGCAGCAATCGCCCGCAGATCGCCCAGTACAACCTGTTCGACCGGTTCGCGCAGTTCAACTACGCGCGCGGCCAGCTACAGCCGTACGCCATCAGCGACTGGGAGTTCACGGGCGACACCTTCGAGATGCAGGTCCGCGAGGGGCTGACCTGGGAGAACGGCGATCCGGTCACCGCCGAGGACATCGCCACCCAGCTCGCGCTCGGGAAGGTCGTGAGCACGCCCATGTGGGAGTACACGGAGAGCGTCGAGGCGGACGGGAACACCGTCGTCGTCACCCTCTCCCGCGACGTCAACCCCGCCATCGTGGAGTTCGACGTGCTCGAGGACAGGCTCGTCCACCAGAAGGAGGACGTCTTCGGCGAGTACCTGGAGACCTACGAGAACGGCGACGAGCAGGAGGCCCAGCGCCGACTCCAGGACTTCAACTACCGGGACGTCGTCGCCTCCGGACCGTGGTCGCTGGAGGAGGCCGGTCAGGAGGAGTTCCGGATGTCTCGCCGCGACGACCACCCGGACTCGGAGAACATCAACTTCAGCGAGTACGTCTTCCGGCGCTACGGCGGCAACCAGGCGGTGCACCGGGCGCTGATCGACGGGGAGATCGACTCGGCCTGGTCCGTCTTCACGCCGCCGGACACGTTGGAGCAGCTGCCGGACTCGGTCGAGCACGTCACGTTCCCCGGCAAGTGGGGGACGGGCCTCGTCCCGAACCACGACCACGAGCACGCCGGCGACCGCGCGGTCCGCCAGGCCATCCAGTACGTCATCGACCGCCAGGCGGTAATCGAGACTGTCGGCGAGGAACTGAAAGTGGCTCCGGAAGTGCCCGTCGGCATCCCCTCGGCCGATCAGGAGCGGTGGCTCGACGACCGGATGGACGACTTCAACACCTACGGCGCCGGCGAGTCGATGCACGAGGAGGCCGCGGCCGTCCTCGAGGCGTCCGGCTACCGCAAGACCGACGGCACCTGGGAGGACGCCGAGGGCAACCTCGTCGAGCTGCCCGTCACCGTCCCGTCCGGCTGGACCGACTTCGTCACGATGACGGAGACGATGGTCGACCAGCTCACCGAGTTCGGCTTCGACGCCAGCGTCGACGCACAGGACTTCGGGACGGTGTCCGGCTCGGTCTGGCCCAACGGCAACTTCGTGCTGGCGGCCGCGAGCTGGCTGCCGGGCGGCGGCCGCGCGGCGTTCCCCTACTTCAGCCTGAAACACCAGCTCAACGAGCACAACAGCGGTCTCCGGTTCAGCTACGAGCCGGCGTCGCAGGGCGCCGGCGGCTCGAACGCCGACGTCACCGTGCCCGCGCTGGACGGCGACGGCGACATGACGATCAACCCGACCCAGCGCCTCGACGAGCTCTCCCGGTCCCTCGACGTGGACACGACCCTCGAGATCACTCACGAGCTCGCGTGGGTCACCAACGTCGACCTGCCGATGATCCCCGTCGTCGAGAAGCTCCAGCAGTCCTTCGTCGGCGGCGAGGGCTGGGAGGTCGCCGACTCCGACGCCGAGGCCGCCAAGGCCATGTGGCCCCCCGTCTGGCTCCCCCGGCAGGGCGAACTGCGGTACGCGGGCGACTGA